From a single Phycisphaeraceae bacterium genomic region:
- a CDS encoding FIST C-terminal domain-containing protein: MSQGVPSVYSVAGGVSDNPDAVAAVELACDKAVAALGEGGDADLVFAFASQHHAQLMGAIGDVIHRRMNPGAVLAVSGEAVIAGAQELEGKPGVSLFAARLPGASVKTFTSEDLPALTDDDDPSIGDAMAAALGVDDSLRAIVLFADPFSVPMVRLLPALSSMCTQTLGRRRAPIMGGLASAGNTPGANGLVINKRLSRTGAIGAVISGQVGVDFIVSQGCRPVGQPWLVTEAKRNIIFRLGGRKALEVIHETIEGLSTEDRQLLERGLFVGRVINEYKPRFGRGDFLIRNVVGVEQERGALAVADLVRVGQTVQFHVRDAKTASEDLQLLLSTQPLHGPALGSLLISCNGRGTRLFPTVHHDARAVSRAVLDGAGNPAPLAGFFAAGEIGPVGDQVFLHGHTATVAVFRSRPTLDIDD, translated from the coding sequence ATGAGCCAAGGCGTTCCCAGCGTGTATTCCGTCGCCGGCGGCGTGTCCGACAACCCGGACGCCGTCGCCGCGGTCGAACTCGCCTGCGACAAGGCGGTCGCGGCGCTGGGCGAGGGGGGAGACGCCGACCTGGTGTTCGCGTTCGCGTCGCAGCACCACGCGCAGCTGATGGGGGCGATCGGCGACGTGATCCACCGGCGGATGAACCCGGGCGCCGTGCTCGCTGTCTCGGGGGAAGCGGTGATCGCCGGCGCGCAGGAGCTGGAGGGCAAGCCGGGGGTCTCGCTGTTCGCGGCGAGACTGCCGGGGGCGAGCGTCAAGACATTCACCTCTGAAGATCTGCCCGCGCTGACAGACGACGACGACCCGAGCATCGGCGACGCGATGGCCGCCGCCCTGGGCGTGGACGATTCGCTGCGCGCGATCGTGCTCTTCGCCGATCCGTTCAGCGTGCCGATGGTGCGTCTGCTGCCGGCGCTCTCGTCGATGTGCACGCAGACGCTCGGCCGCAGGCGTGCGCCGATCATGGGCGGGCTGGCCAGCGCCGGGAACACGCCCGGCGCGAACGGGCTGGTGATCAACAAACGCCTGTCTCGCACCGGCGCGATCGGCGCGGTGATCAGCGGGCAGGTGGGCGTGGATTTCATCGTGTCGCAGGGCTGCCGCCCGGTCGGTCAGCCCTGGCTCGTGACCGAAGCGAAGCGCAACATCATCTTCCGGCTGGGGGGTCGCAAGGCGCTGGAGGTGATCCACGAGACCATCGAGGGGCTCTCGACCGAGGACCGCCAACTCCTGGAGCGCGGGCTGTTCGTGGGGCGCGTGATCAACGAGTACAAGCCGCGGTTTGGGAGGGGCGACTTCCTGATCCGCAACGTGGTGGGCGTCGAGCAAGAGCGCGGGGCGCTCGCCGTCGCCGACCTCGTGCGCGTCGGGCAGACCGTCCAGTTCCATGTCCGCGACGCCAAGACGGCGAGCGAAGACCTGCAGCTGCTGCTCAGCACCCAGCCCCTTCACGGGCCGGCGCTGGGGTCGCTGCTTATCTCGTGCAACGGGCGCGGCACGCGCCTGTTCCCCACGGTTCACCACGACGCGCGGGCAGTCAGCCGCGCCGTTCTCGACGGCGCAGGCAACCCGGCCCCGCTCGCCGGCTTCTTCGCGGCGGGGGAGATCGGCCCCGTGGGCGATCAGGTGTTCCTGCACGGGCACACCGCGACCGTCGCGGTCTTCCGCTCGCGCCCCACCCTCGACATCGACGACTGA
- a CDS encoding HNH endonuclease, with translation MSSRATRAGRTHDAASHAGGDRPGAPSPEGDRLATFNGSTIAIERSLAGADAVALSGGLDAKVLVLNRFYMAIRVISAKRAFAMLARDIAEVIHVDEGRYHSYDFSTWAEISELQRRFEPDKHDWIRTVRVEIAVPKVIRLLGYDRLPAQHVKLNRRNLFARDRNRCQYCGNTFPTSELSIDHVVPRTQGGLDTWDNLVCACVRCNARKGGRTPDQAHMKLITRPVRPKRNPAIVVRLGQQKYESWRAFLDEAYWSVELG, from the coding sequence ATGTCCTCGCGGGCAACACGAGCCGGGCGCACGCACGACGCGGCGTCACACGCCGGGGGTGATCGTCCCGGCGCTCCCTCCCCGGAGGGGGACAGACTCGCCACCTTCAACGGCTCGACCATCGCCATCGAGCGCTCGCTCGCCGGCGCCGACGCGGTCGCGCTCAGCGGCGGGCTGGACGCGAAGGTGCTGGTCCTCAACCGGTTCTACATGGCGATACGAGTGATCTCGGCGAAGCGCGCCTTCGCCATGCTCGCGCGAGACATCGCCGAGGTGATCCACGTCGACGAGGGGCGGTACCACTCGTACGACTTCTCGACCTGGGCCGAGATCAGCGAGCTGCAGCGCCGCTTCGAGCCCGACAAGCACGACTGGATCAGGACCGTTCGCGTCGAGATCGCGGTCCCCAAGGTCATCCGCTTGCTCGGGTACGACCGCCTCCCGGCCCAGCACGTGAAACTGAACCGGCGCAACCTGTTCGCGCGCGACCGCAACAGGTGCCAGTACTGCGGCAACACCTTCCCGACGAGCGAGCTGTCCATCGACCACGTCGTCCCGCGCACGCAGGGCGGGCTGGACACCTGGGACAACCTCGTCTGCGCCTGCGTGCGCTGCAACGCGCGCAAGGGCGGGCGCACCCCCGACCAGGCGCACATGAAGCTGATCACGCGACCGGTGCGGCCCAAGCGCAACCCGGCGATCGTCGTCCGCCTCGGGCAGCAGAAGTACGAGTCGTGGAGGGCCTTCCTCGACGAGGCGTACTGGTCGGTCGAGCTGGGCTGA
- a CDS encoding glycerophosphoryl diester phosphodiesterase membrane domain-containing protein: MRETALRVIRDSLRAFRLAPATMLAAWIVVEATTGALLAPIASWATNWLISTTGRYAVANEDIVRFALTPAGAAAIFVGAVISLLGVVLARASILRLASRRDGATTRRGLAGIARESIGALVASAWALPRLTSLIARQLVLLLLLASPFFIVIGLVAWFATRDAELYWVVTVRPTRFWVALAIIATCAIAMLATVVPVWLRWSLALPLCVLEGRRPRAAMRESAELMRGRLRVAAAARLGWFIGVNLLAAGALSLVYAGSVALLSREAGSLTLTAALAGLSLLAHGAILALEAITVGVGDALLVHTLWRRARPEAAANLSPPGDNAPARARAPLHAGRAVRLAAIGLGALALVVGASSAKFLLGLRRPLDVELTAHRGASSVAPENTLAAILAAGALGADRIEIDVMLSSDSRAVVFHDTDLRRMANDPRRVADMTLAELREIDVGSWFDPAFASERIPTLEEVLDAMRDAGAGATLNIELKTGGDPDRLASVVAKILRERGDTTSIVTSLSTRALVAMRREDPDRRLGAIVSAAVGDVFRLDVDLFAVPVNRATSSLLAASARAGRQVHVWTVSDPEMLTNLALRGVHGVMTNDVEPMRARLHELNELEDLERLLLAFRARLLE, from the coding sequence ATGCGCGAGACCGCCCTGCGGGTGATCCGAGACTCCCTCCGTGCGTTCCGGCTCGCCCCAGCGACGATGCTCGCCGCCTGGATCGTCGTGGAGGCGACGACCGGCGCGCTGCTCGCGCCCATCGCATCCTGGGCGACCAACTGGCTCATCAGCACGACGGGGCGCTACGCCGTCGCGAACGAGGACATCGTCCGCTTCGCGCTGACGCCGGCAGGGGCCGCCGCGATCTTCGTCGGCGCGGTCATCTCGCTCCTGGGCGTCGTGCTCGCGCGGGCGTCGATCCTTCGGCTCGCGAGCAGGCGCGACGGCGCGACGACGCGGCGCGGGCTCGCCGGGATCGCGCGCGAGAGCATCGGCGCGCTGGTCGCGTCGGCGTGGGCGCTGCCGCGGCTCACCTCGCTCATCGCGCGCCAGCTCGTGCTCCTGCTGCTGCTCGCGTCGCCCTTCTTCATCGTGATCGGGCTCGTCGCCTGGTTCGCGACCCGCGACGCCGAGCTGTACTGGGTCGTCACCGTGCGTCCGACTCGTTTCTGGGTCGCTCTCGCGATCATCGCGACCTGCGCGATCGCGATGCTCGCGACCGTCGTGCCCGTGTGGCTGCGCTGGTCGCTCGCGCTGCCGCTCTGCGTGCTCGAGGGCCGACGCCCGCGCGCCGCGATGCGCGAGAGCGCCGAGCTCATGCGCGGGCGTCTGCGCGTGGCGGCGGCTGCGCGCCTGGGCTGGTTCATCGGGGTGAACCTCCTCGCGGCGGGCGCCCTCTCGCTCGTCTACGCCGGCTCGGTCGCGCTCCTCTCGCGCGAGGCGGGGTCGCTCACGCTCACCGCCGCCCTCGCCGGCCTCTCCCTGCTCGCGCACGGAGCGATCCTCGCGCTCGAAGCGATCACGGTGGGCGTCGGCGACGCGCTGCTCGTCCACACCCTCTGGCGCAGGGCGCGACCCGAGGCCGCCGCGAACCTTTCGCCCCCGGGCGACAACGCCCCGGCGCGCGCGCGGGCGCCCCTGCACGCTGGTCGTGCGGTTCGCCTCGCGGCGATCGGGCTGGGCGCGCTGGCGCTGGTCGTCGGCGCGTCGTCGGCGAAGTTCCTGCTCGGGCTTCGCCGCCCGCTCGATGTCGAGCTGACGGCGCACCGCGGCGCGTCGAGCGTCGCGCCGGAGAACACGCTGGCCGCGATCCTCGCCGCCGGCGCCCTCGGGGCCGACCGCATCGAGATCGACGTGATGCTCTCCTCCGACTCGCGCGCCGTGGTCTTCCACGACACCGACCTGCGGCGCATGGCCAACGACCCTCGGCGCGTCGCCGACATGACCCTGGCCGAACTACGCGAGATCGACGTCGGCTCGTGGTTCGATCCGGCGTTCGCCTCCGAGCGCATCCCCACGCTCGAAGAGGTCCTCGACGCGATGCGCGACGCCGGCGCCGGCGCGACGCTCAACATCGAGCTGAAGACCGGCGGCGACCCCGACCGCCTCGCCAGTGTCGTCGCGAAGATCCTCCGTGAACGGGGCGACACGACGAGCATCGTCACCTCGCTCTCCACCCGGGCGCTCGTCGCGATGCGCCGCGAGGACCCCGACAGGCGCCTGGGCGCGATCGTCTCCGCCGCTGTCGGAGACGTCTTCCGCCTCGACGTCGATCTGTTCGCCGTCCCCGTCAACCGCGCCACCAGCTCGCTGCTGGCCGCTTCGGCGCGGGCGGGTCGGCAGGTCCACGTCTGGACGGTCAGCGACCCGGAGATGCTCACCAACCTCGCGCTGCGCGGCGTCCACGGCGTGATGACCAACGACGTGGAGCCCATGCGCGCGCGCCTGCACGAACTGAACGAGCTCGAAGACCTCGAGCGTCTGCTGCTGGCGTTCCGGGCCAGGCTGCTCGAATAG
- a CDS encoding insulinase family protein: MSVTFEKVVLPNGLTIAAEVVPHAHSAAVGFFVRTGARDEAPELMGVSHFLEHMMFKGTARRSAEDVNREFDEIGAKYNAYTSTELTCFHAQTLPDRLDRATDILADILRPALREQDFTAEKSVILEEIAMYKDNPFWVLYERVAEERYKGHALGHRVLGTNDTVSSMSAPQMKAYFDARYSADNTVVALAGKLDFDACVRQIESLCAGWQSTRPTRDNAEPATETREVLVEDPKINRAYLLMLAPGPAFGDDRRYAASILAEVLGGADNSRLHWALIDPGIAEEAQSAYDPHDGCGDYFVYASCDPDRLDEVRAVVDREIVNLVDSFKPEDLERLRNKIATGVTLAGERPGGRMQRIGRRWTYLGAHMSLEEELERIHAVTLDDLREVWGAYPFSPRTIGVLTPKR, encoded by the coding sequence ATGAGCGTCACGTTCGAGAAGGTCGTCCTGCCCAACGGTCTCACCATCGCCGCGGAAGTCGTGCCCCACGCGCACTCCGCGGCGGTCGGCTTCTTCGTGCGCACCGGCGCGCGCGACGAAGCGCCGGAGCTGATGGGCGTCTCGCACTTCCTCGAGCACATGATGTTCAAGGGCACCGCCCGGCGCAGCGCCGAGGACGTGAACCGCGAGTTCGACGAGATCGGCGCGAAGTACAACGCGTACACCTCGACCGAGCTGACCTGCTTCCACGCGCAGACGCTGCCCGACCGTCTCGATCGCGCCACCGACATCCTCGCCGACATCCTGCGCCCGGCGCTGCGCGAGCAGGACTTCACCGCCGAGAAGAGCGTCATCCTCGAAGAGATCGCGATGTACAAGGACAACCCCTTCTGGGTTCTGTACGAGCGCGTCGCCGAGGAGCGCTACAAGGGCCACGCGCTCGGGCACCGCGTGCTGGGGACCAACGACACCGTCTCGTCCATGAGCGCGCCGCAGATGAAGGCGTACTTCGACGCGAGGTACTCGGCCGACAACACCGTCGTCGCGCTCGCCGGGAAGCTGGACTTCGACGCGTGCGTGCGCCAGATCGAGTCGCTCTGCGCCGGCTGGCAGAGCACCCGCCCCACGCGCGACAACGCCGAGCCGGCCACCGAGACGCGCGAGGTCCTCGTCGAGGACCCCAAGATCAATCGCGCCTACCTCCTCATGCTCGCCCCCGGGCCCGCCTTCGGCGACGACCGGCGCTACGCCGCCTCCATCCTCGCCGAGGTCCTCGGGGGCGCGGACAACAGCCGCCTCCACTGGGCGCTCATCGACCCGGGCATCGCGGAAGAGGCGCAGTCCGCCTACGACCCGCACGACGGCTGCGGCGACTACTTCGTCTACGCGTCGTGCGACCCCGACCGTCTCGACGAGGTCCGCGCCGTCGTCGATCGCGAAATCGTCAACCTCGTCGACTCGTTCAAGCCCGAAGACCTCGAGCGCCTGCGCAACAAGATCGCCACAGGCGTCACGCTCGCCGGCGAACGCCCCGGCGGGCGCATGCAGCGCATCGGGCGACGCTGGACCTATCTGGGCGCGCACATGTCGCTGGAGGAAGAACTCGAACGCATCCACGCCGTCACGCTCGACGACCTGCGCGAGGTGTGGGGCGCGTACCCGTTCTCTCCTCGGACGATCGGCGTCCTCACGCCGAAGCGCTGA
- the bcp gene encoding thioredoxin-dependent thiol peroxidase, with protein MPLIDIGKKAPAFTLADQRGETRKLSDYLGQPVVLYFYPKDDTSGCTKQACGFRDTMQTYERAGVVVLGVSPQDVASKRKFAEKFALNFPILADVAGDDGVPPVCAKYGVWKEKSMYGKKYMGADRVTYLIGPDGKVAKRWDKVKPEGHADEVLEAVRELGAVAK; from the coding sequence ATGCCGCTCATCGATATCGGCAAGAAAGCCCCCGCCTTCACCCTCGCCGACCAGCGCGGCGAGACGCGCAAGCTCTCAGACTACCTCGGCCAGCCCGTCGTCCTCTACTTCTATCCAAAGGACGACACCTCGGGCTGCACGAAGCAGGCGTGCGGCTTCCGCGACACCATGCAGACCTATGAGCGGGCCGGCGTTGTCGTGCTGGGCGTCTCGCCGCAGGACGTCGCGTCGAAGCGCAAGTTCGCCGAGAAGTTCGCGCTGAACTTCCCGATCCTCGCCGACGTCGCGGGCGACGACGGCGTGCCCCCGGTATGCGCGAAATACGGCGTGTGGAAGGAAAAGAGCATGTACGGCAAGAAGTACATGGGCGCAGACCGGGTGACCTATCTCATCGGGCCCGACGGCAAGGTCGCGAAGCGCTGGGACAAGGTGAAGCCCGAGGGCCACGCCGACGAGGTGCTCGAGGCGGTCAGGGAGCTCGGCGCCGTCGCCAAGTAA